One genomic segment of Mangifera indica cultivar Alphonso chromosome 6, CATAS_Mindica_2.1, whole genome shotgun sequence includes these proteins:
- the LOC123219738 gene encoding lectin-like, translating to MASCKVPDNLDVILSYADFTDILDRLHAGVFLNEKTKFWFDEIINANVFELYARGLSIAWKDDQHRWNWTSMEDTDGVQVAEAVNMPLLGVKKNFPMYMFTPRTSYEVSFILRKKEDNSGLDQLVKLKLPATQPRAN from the exons ATGGCTTCATGTAAGGTCCCAGACAATTTGGATGTCATTCTTAGCTATGCTGACTTTACAGATATTCTTGATCGTCTTCATGCTGGAGTTTTCTTGAATGAAAAGACAAAG TTTTGGTTTGACGAGATTATCAATGCCAACGTATTCGAGTTGTATGCAAGGGGTCTTTCAATTGCTTGGAAAGATGATCAACATCGTTGGAACTGGACTTCCATGGAAGACACTGA TGGTGTTCAAGTGGCTGAGGCGGTAAACATGCCTTTGCTTGGGGTGAAAAAGAATTTCCCTATGTACATGTTCACCCCAAGGACTTCTTACGAAGTTTCATTTATCTTAAGGAAGAAAGAGGATAATTCGGGGCTTGACCAACTAGTGAAGCTGAAACTTCCTGCTACCCAACCAAGAGCCAATTGA
- the LOC123218367 gene encoding uncharacterized protein LOC123218367 isoform X2, translating into MAFYGLRDNLIAILRCVGATCILDCFCVRGFLEEKDERFWIDETTSANAFELYIRDLSKQSTSQGDTCDAQMDEAVKMPFTEVKKFPINRLTPMTSYKVFFLTKSEDNEGLDQTVKLKLLQPNQSTVEITPNQGGDFKTPYDDMYGDMEFSITDSNTDHQMNRLVDYKILIKPVMRGWKELSGENEWHGLLDPLNLDLSMSITDYGKRLDAIYDCIAKNENCKEKEFFF; encoded by the exons ATGGCTTTCTATGGGCTCCGAGACAACTTGATCGCCATTCTTCGCTGTGTTGGCGCTACATGTATTCTTGATTGCTTTTGTGTTAGAGGTTTCCTGGAAGAAAAGGATGAG AGGTTCTGGATTGACGAGACTACTAGTGCCAACGCATTCGAGTTGTATATAAGAGATCTATCAAAGCAATCGACTTCCCAGGGAGACACTTg TGATGCTCAAATGGATGAGGCGGTAAAAATGCCCTTTACTGAGGTGAAAAAGTTCCCTATAAATAGGCTTACCCCAATGACTTCTTATAAAGTATTTTTCTTAACAAAGAGTGAGGATAATGAGGGACTTGACCAAACGGTGAAGCTAAAACTCCTCCAGCCCAACCAATCGACAGTTGAAATCACACCAAACCAAGGTGGTGACTTTAAAACTCCCTATGATGATATGTACGGGGACATGGAATTTTCTATAACAGATAGTAATACTGACCATCAGATGAATCGACTTGTCGACTACAAAATCCTCATTAAGCCAGTAATGAGGGGTTGGAAGGAGCTTAGTGGGGAGAATGAATGGCATGGTCTCTTGGATCCTCTCAACCTTGACCTTAGCATGTCTATAACTGATTACGGTAAAAGACTCGATGCTATTTATGACTGCATAgctaaaaatgaaaattgtaaagaaaaagagttttttttttaa
- the LOC123218367 gene encoding phospholipase A1-II 1-like isoform X1, producing the protein MKIVKKKSFFFKFGPDEGKTVKGQTYEVQKFINSYLKFSPSVVQSKCDWIGYVAVATSEGVRFLGRRDILVCWRGTVNIEEWKKNINLLPIHAELIYPNVRRAKVHKGFYSIYTESNKKHNKKSARDQVVDEVKELVNKYRDEEVSITITGHSLGAALATLNAADIVSHGYNKEFLVTTFVFGSPKVGNKAFKTEFNKHEKLRLLRVENANDLITKLPPKYYAKVGKEIRFNRTSASLIENGKSIDHSLKNYVEELRALPYRPFAPSPATIRKRKSQLPSSTHQKQQKTSTGGSVWVLYFLPPST; encoded by the exons atgaaaattgtaaagaaaaagagttttttttttaaatttggccCAGACGAAGGTAAAACAGTGAAAGGCCAAACATATGAAGTGCAAAAGTTTATCAATTCATACCTCAAATTTTCTCCCTCGGTAGTTCAAAGCAAATGTGATTGGATTGGTTATGTGGCTGTGGCTACAAGTGAAGGAGTGAGGTTTTTAGGAAGGAGAGACATTTTGGTTTGTTGGAGAGGAACTGTCAATATCGAGGAGtggaaaaagaatataaatttattgccAATCCATGCTGAACTCATATATCCGAATGTCCGAAGAGCTAAGGTGCACAAAGGATTTTACTCTATTTACACAGAGTCAAACAAAAAACACAATAAGAAAAGTGCTCGAGACCAG GTTGTTGATGAAGTTAAGGAGTTGGTAAATAAATACAGAGACGAAGAAGTGAGTATAACAATAACAGGACACAGTTTAGGCGCAGCTCTTGCTACATTGAACGCAGCTGATATAGTTTCTCATGGATATAATAAGGAATTCTTAGTCACGACCTTCGTGTTTGGGAGTCCTAAGGTCGGAAACAAAGCCTTCAAAACTGAATTTAATAAACATGAGAAGCTACGTCTCTTGCGCGTTGAAAATGCCAACGACTTAATCACTAAGTTGCCACCCAAATACTACGCTAAAGTGGGAAAGGAGATAAGATTTAACCGAACTAGTGCAAGTTTGATCGAGAATGGCAAGTCCATTGATCATAGTTTGAAGAATTATGTTGAAGAACTTCGTGCACTACCGTATCGCCCGTTCGCCCCCTCTCCAGCTAccataagaaaaagaaaatctcaattgCCCTCCTCAACTcaccaaaaacaacaaaaaacgTCCACTGGAGGAAGTGTCTGGGTTTTGTATTTTCTTCCACCATCTACTtag